A genome region from Drosophila simulans strain w501 chromosome 2R, Prin_Dsim_3.1, whole genome shotgun sequence includes the following:
- the LOC6735567 gene encoding zinc finger FYVE domain-containing protein 9, whose translation MDLVDIDQVLDNLELRIAADEQLSRNAAAAAAAAANSGRFLGDGASASNSGVGAGAGVSGAAGVTPAPASGKSFVGVSQVFNSLDDYRENVKSLQVDAQLPSYDWQTEAEHEDDIHKFSEQASKNNGQAIVSSSESLTTSSCSTFSSGPSPVSNGSHSEELATPPEDEKTSEVQVEPKEQDQPPEQINHEDQHQDQAVPEPLQSKQTVEELAVGLSSISITASGTESQSLLPEEVTASSVLGQVLEELSEESSPSREPETEMTNGIDVPLANLQASVAEVPVPKEKEQPVQTEEEDVELPQEQHPRRSQPLTFCSTMDEISDTELDSMLQEMDADDNHADDQQMPEDEKSGSASPVTEEESVRILSDEQETTSNDQMNVDNFSQASTVEFADLKQPESTPVTAMGEDVASSFSSTESDSLSGRKLDGEEEQEVDREHEDASLATDALETQEQRPQRPQTLNLNGCQAESSTPSQDENPEIQQEASQPAEVSEGAAGVGVIPGEDDEESPIYEAVGYSDPHANLGKVPPIWVPDNMAGQCMQCQQKFTMIKRRHHCRACGKVLCSVCCSQRFRLEFATEPESRVCVQCYMILSERQANGLNSESAPGSALPPTPMRSPNPNNPMEYCSTIPPHRQVASSPGAPPPSVIVPVGVLKKTDGSSSNSSSSDGQKGQRKRKSVMFSDGIAPGSELASTMEQQWGESKQARRGLSRSGSGAAQKPPTPATEEPPRSIDTSSTLGLVAQLFRGSIPPSAAAATLSATESSAGRSSSQSQAQNSPRRKAESSRNRKLPPNGDAQGCYLPPEENGLPPICISSKEGGEVDYKVVRNDGSLLDRLQNETLKFIIKNNFFVLVKIVNMSCCMNRWVLNFTTSGLHHMGSDELIILLEIKQPKQEEYVKGEVAIPKDLFQHLYEIYVEAEHARSGTHELAFTSPRNANFLGSREHGGFIFIRPTYQCLQGVIVPDNPYLVGVLIHRHEVPWAKVLPLRLILRLGAQYRYYPCPLISVRGRESVYGEIAQTIINFLVDFRNYSYSLPAIRGLYIHMEDRQTTVIIPKYRQQDVIKAINNASDHVLAFAGNFSKVADGHLVCMQNINDDRSEMYSYSTQAINIQGQPRKITGASFFVLNEALKSTSGLSGKCSIVEDGLMVQIMPAKMEEVRQALRNQNDIDIVCGPIDATDDQSEIVSIKWVDNNRDINVGVKSPIDDQPMDGISNMRVLKWASFNYSNTNYAIRLSDIYIIKCEDWYATNGGNCEEITRIAEQLARSASMALLPLLDLLAAAGINKLGLRATLDQDNVGYEAGARGSKLPPLYMNALDNHLIATLHGESSGIQEPIILELIFYILNA comes from the exons ATGGACTTGGTGGACATTGATCAGGTTTTGGACAATCTGGAACTGCGCATTGCCGCCGATGAGCAGCTGAGTagaaatgcagcagcagcagctgctgcagctgcaaattCTGGCCGTTTTCTGGGCGACGGAGCAAGTGCATCCAACAGTGGAGTTGGAGCTGGCGCAGGAGTATCGGGAGCTGCGGGAGTAACACCAGCACCGGCGTCTGGAAAGTCCTTTGTGGGCGTCTCCCAGGTCTTCAACAGTCTGGATGACTATAGGGAAAATGTGAAGTCCTTGCAGGTGGATGCCCAATTACCCAGCTACGACTGGCAAACGGAGGCGGAACACGAAGACGACATCCACAAGTTCAGCGAACAGGCGTCCAAAAACAACGGCCAGGCGATAGTATCGTCCTCCGAATCGCTGACCACCTCATCCTGTTCCACCTTCTCGTCGGGTCCGTCGCCCGTGAGCAACGGCAGTCACTCGGAGGAGCTAGCAACGCCCCCCGAAGACGAGAAAACGAGTGAAGTTCAGGTGGAGCCAAAGGAACAGGATCAACCGCCGGAACAGATCAATCATGAGGACCAGCATCAAGATCAGGCTGTTCCAGAGCCATTGCAATCCAAGCAAACTGTAGAGGAGTTAGCAGTGGGATTGTCATCCATCTCCATCACTGCGTCCGGCACAGAATCGCAATCCCTATTGCCGGAGGAGGTCACCGCATCGTCTGTTCTCGGACAGGTTCTCGAGGAGCTCTCGGAGGAATCGTCGCCCAGTAGAGAACCTGAAACCGAAATGACCAACGGCATAGATGTCCCATTGGCCAATTTA CAAGCATCTGTTGCGGAAGTACCGGTTCCAAAAGAGAAGGAGCAGCCGGTACAAACGGAAGAAGAGGATGTGGAGCTGCCGCAGGAGCAGCATCCCAGGCGGAGTCAACCATTGACCTTCTGCTCAACCATGGACGAGATCTCCGACACTGAGCTGGACAGCATGCTGCAAGAGATGGATGCAGATGACAACCATGCGGACGATCAGCAGATGCCCGAGGATGAGAAATCCGGCTCTGCCTCACCAGTGACCGAGGAGGAGTCGGTGCGGATTCTATCCGATGAGCAGGAGACAACCTCAAACGATCAGATGAATGTGGACAACTTTTCGCAGGCCTCCACTGTGGAGTTTGCTGATCTGAAGCAGCCGGAGTCCACTCCAGTTACCGCGATGGGAGAAGATGTAGCCTCCAGTTTCAGCAGCACGGAATCGGATTCCCTTTCGGGCAGGAAACTAGATGGCgaagaggagcaggaggtcGATCGAGAGCATGAAGATGCCAGCCTGGCCACGGATGCCCTGGAAACCCAAGAGCAGCGCCCCCAGCGACCACAAACCCTAAATTTGAATGGTTGCCAGGCAGAAAGTTCCACCCCATCTCAAGATGAAAACCCCGAAATTCAACAGGAAGCTTCGCAACCTGCCGAAGTCAgtgaaggagcagcaggagtagGTGTAATACCCGGCGAGGATGACGAGGAAAGTCCCATCTACGAAGCTGTCGGCTACAGCGATCCGCATGCCAATCTGGGCAAGGTGCCACCCATATGGGTGCCGGATAACATGGCCGGGCAGTGCATGCAATGTCAGCAAAAGTTTACCATGATCAAAAGGCGTCACCATTGTCGCGCCTGCGGAAAGGTCTTGTGCTCTGTATGCTGTTCGCAGAGATTCCGTTTGGAATTCGCCACCGAACCCGAATCGAGGGTCTGTGTGCAGTGTTATATGATTCTCTCTGAGCGGCAGGCCAATGGATTGAATTCTGAGTCAGCACCGGGTTCGGCGTTGCCGCCCACTCCCATGCGTTCGCCAAACCCAAACAATCCAATGGAATATTGTTCTACAATACCACCACACCGTCAGGTGGCCTCCTCACCGGGAGCTCCGCCACCCAGCGTGATTGTGCCCGTGGGTGTGTTGAAGAAAACCGATGGCAGCTCCTCCAACTCCTCCAGTTCGGATGGCCAAAAGGGCCAAAGAAAGCGAAAGAGTGTTATGTTCAGTGACGGCATTGCGCCTGGCAGCGAACTGGCCAGTACCATGGAGCAGCAGTGGGGCGAGTCCAAGCAGGCTCGAAGGGGACTGTCCAGGAGTGGCTCGGGAGCTGCTCAGAAGCCACCAACACCTGCGACAGAAGAGCCACCTCGCAGTATTGACACTAGCTCTACATTGGGCCTAGTGGCACAGCTATTTCGCGGTTCCATTCCACCAAGTGCAGCGGCTGCCACATTATCGGCTACCGAGTCAAGCG CTGGTCGCTCCTCATCCCAATCGCAGGCACAGAACTCGCCGCGTCGCAAAGCAGAATCATCACGGAATCGCAAACTACCGCCAAACGGAGATGCCCAAGGCTGCTATCTGCCGCCCGAGGAGAACGGCCTGCCCCCCATTTGCATAAGCAGCAAAGAGGGCGGTGAGGTGGACTACAAAGTGGTGCGCAACGATGGATCCCTTCTAGATCGATTGCAGAACGAAACGCTCAAGTTCATTATAAAAAACAACTTCTTTGTGCTGGTCAAGATTGTTAACA TGAGCTGCTGTATGAATCGATGGGTGCTGAACTTCACGACATCCGGACTACATCATATGGGCAGCGATGAGTTGATCATTCTGCTGGAGATTAAGCAACCCAAGCAAGAAGAATATGTGAAGGGGGAAGTCGCAATTCCAAAAGATTTGTTCCAGCACCTGTACGAGATCTACGTGGAGGCGGAGCATGCCCGGTCCGGCACCCATGAATTGGCTTTCACCAGTCCGCGAAATGCCAATTTTCTGGGTTCCCGGGAGCATGGAGGATTCATCTTCATTCGGCCAACGTACCAGTGCTTGCAGGGCGTTATTGTACCAGACAATCCGTATCTGGTTGGTGTGCTCATCCATAGACACGAGGTTCCCTGGGCTAAGGTCCTACCTCTGCGGTTGATCCTCCGCTTGGGTGCCCAGTATCGGTACTATCCCTGTCCACTGATCTCGGTGCGCGGCAGGGAGTCGGTGTATGGAGAAATAGCTCAAACTATCATTAACTTTCTGGTGGATTTCCGCAACTACTCGTATTCTCTACCGGCCATCCGAGGATTATATATCCACATGGAGGATAGGCAGACGACGGTGATTATTCCAAAGTACCGCCAGCAGGATGTAATTAAGGCAATCAATAATGCCAGTGATCATGTACTGGCTTTTGCTGGCAACTTCTCAAAAGTGGCCGATGGTCACTTGGTTTGCATGCAGAATATCAACGACGATCGATCCGAGATGTACTCCTACTCCACGCAGGCGATTAACATTCAGGGTCAACCCAGGAAAATCACTGGAGCCAGCTTCTTCGTGCTAAATGAAGCCCTCAAGAGCACCAGTGGCTTGTCGGGAAAGTGCAGCATCGTGGAGGATGGCCTAATGGTACAGATTATGCCTGCCAAAATGGAGGAAGTGCGTCAGGCGTTGCGCAACCAAAACGACATCGACATCGTCTGTGGCCCCATTGACGCCACCGACGATCAGAGTGAGATTGTGAGCATTAAGTGGGTGGACAATAATCGAGACATCAATGTGGG tGTTAAGTCACCCATTGATGACCAGCCCATGGATGGCATCTCGAACATGCGCGTGCTGAAATGGGCCAGCTTTAACTATTCCAATACCAACTATGCCATCCGCCTAAGTGATATCTACATTATAAAG TGCGAGGACTGGTATGCAACAAATGGTGGAAACTGTGAGGAGATAACTCGGATTGCGGAGCAACTGGCTCGCAGTGCCTCGATGGCCCTGCTGCCACTTCTGGATCTTCTAGCAGCTGCTGGCATTAATAAGCTTGGCCTAAGAGCCACGCTCGACCAGGATAAC GTGGGCTATGAAGCCGGTGCCCGTGGCTCCAAGCTTCCGCCGCTCTACATGAACGCGCTGGACAACCATCTGATAGCCACGCTGCATGGCGAATCCTCTGGCATTCAAGAGCCCATCATTCTCGAGCTGATCTTCTACATACTGAACGCTTGA
- the LOC6735568 gene encoding FK506-binding protein 2 isoform X2: MSKSILVFSCLLLVAISNSLVRAEDLKVEVISTPEVCDQKSKNGDSLTMHYTGTLQADGKKFDSSFDRDQPFTFQLGAGQVIKGWDQGLLNMCVGEKRKLTIPPQLGYGDQGAGNVIPPKATLLFDVELINIGNAPPTTNVFKEIDDNADKQLSREEVSEYLKKQMTAVEGQDSEELKNMLAENDKLVEEIFQHEDKDKNGFISHDEFSGPKHDEL, translated from the exons ATGTCGAAATCCATTCTCGTTTTCTCGTGCCTTCTGCTGGTGGCCATCAGCAACAGCCTGGTCCGGGCTGAGGATCTGAAAGTGGAGGTGATCAGCACGCCGGAGGTGTGCGACCAAAAGTCCAAGAACGGCGATTCCCTCACCATGCACTACACTGGAACCCTGCAGGCCGATGGCAAGAAGTTTGACTCGAG cttcGACCGCGACCAGCCCTTCACATTCCAATTGGGCGCCGGCCAGGTGATTAAGGGTTGGGATCAGGGTCTGCTCAACATGTGCGTGG GTGAGAAGCGCAAGCTGACCATTCCTCCCCAGCTGGGCTATGGTGACCAGGGTGCCGGCAACGTGATACCGCCCAAGGCCACGCTCCTGTTCGACGTGGAGCTGATCAACATCGGCAACGCCCCGCCCACCACCAACGTCTTCAAGGAGATCGACGATAATGCCGACAAGCAGCTGAGTCGCGAAGAG GTCAGCGAGTATCTGAAGAAGCAGATGACCGCCGTGGAGGGACAGGATTCCGAGGAGCTGAAGAACATGCTGGCTGAAAACGACAAGCTGGTGGAGGAGATCTTCCAGCACGAGGACAAGGACAAGAACGGCTTCATCTCGCACGATGAGTTCTCCGGGCCCAAGCACGACGAGCTGTAG
- the LOC6735568 gene encoding FK506-binding protein 2 isoform X1, with translation MSKSILVFSCLLLVAISNSLVRAEDLKVEVISTPEVCDQKSKNGDSLTMHYTGTLQADGKKFDSSFDRDQPFTFQLGAGQVIKGWDQGLLNMCVGEKRKLTIPPQLGYGDQGAGNVIPPKATLLFDVELINIGNAPPTTNVFKEIDDNADKQLSREEVIVYVSEYLKKQMTAVEGQDSEELKNMLAENDKLVEEIFQHEDKDKNGFISHDEFSGPKHDEL, from the exons ATGTCGAAATCCATTCTCGTTTTCTCGTGCCTTCTGCTGGTGGCCATCAGCAACAGCCTGGTCCGGGCTGAGGATCTGAAAGTGGAGGTGATCAGCACGCCGGAGGTGTGCGACCAAAAGTCCAAGAACGGCGATTCCCTCACCATGCACTACACTGGAACCCTGCAGGCCGATGGCAAGAAGTTTGACTCGAG cttcGACCGCGACCAGCCCTTCACATTCCAATTGGGCGCCGGCCAGGTGATTAAGGGTTGGGATCAGGGTCTGCTCAACATGTGCGTGG GTGAGAAGCGCAAGCTGACCATTCCTCCCCAGCTGGGCTATGGTGACCAGGGTGCCGGCAACGTGATACCGCCCAAGGCCACGCTCCTGTTCGACGTGGAGCTGATCAACATCGGCAACGCCCCGCCCACCACCAACGTCTTCAAGGAGATCGACGATAATGCCGACAAGCAGCTGAGTCGCGAAGAGGTAATCGTCTAT GTCAGCGAGTATCTGAAGAAGCAGATGACCGCCGTGGAGGGACAGGATTCCGAGGAGCTGAAGAACATGCTGGCTGAAAACGACAAGCTGGTGGAGGAGATCTTCCAGCACGAGGACAAGGACAAGAACGGCTTCATCTCGCACGATGAGTTCTCCGGGCCCAAGCACGACGAGCTGTAG